A genomic window from Coccinella septempunctata chromosome 9, icCocSept1.1, whole genome shotgun sequence includes:
- the LOC123320964 gene encoding uncharacterized protein LOC123320964: protein MAKHLINTKDKIPITQRSGVYELFCSQPQCNVTYVGQSGRRIETRVGEHLKHIEKNRDKDIVNTPSQFANHILESGHTFDPRTGVKVLHVCEKSLQLDLLEILEINRALRSQEYNCVNEQINFDCSTFFNSIREHLMMASYLAEMHSA, encoded by the exons ATGGCTAAACATCTAATCAACACTAAAGATAAAATACCCATCACACAAAGGTCTGGAGTTTACGAACTTTTTTGCTCCCAACCCCAATGCAATGTCACTTACGTAGgtcaaagtgggaggagaatagaAACAAGGGTTGGTGAACATCTGAAACATATAgagaaaaacagagataaagatATCGTCAACACCCCATCACAGTTCGCCAACCACATCTTAGAGTCAGGCCACACTTTCGATCCAAGAACTGGTGTCAAAGTTTTGCATGTTTGTGAGAAGAGTCTTCAATTGGATCTTCTGGAGATCTTGGAAATCAACAGAGCGTTGAGGTCTCAAGAATATAACTGCGTCAATGAGCAGATTAACTTTGactgttcaacttttttcaattctatacGAG agcacctgatgatggcaagttaccttgccgaaatgcatagtgcataa